One Pectobacterium colocasium DNA segment encodes these proteins:
- a CDS encoding aspartate/glutamate racemase family protein, translated as MNSLVGILGGMGPGATVDAMQKLIKNTPAYRDQDHIPMIAVSIPDIPDRTKCILQHSASPLEKMLQYMKILENAGAECIIIPCNTAHYWFNELKQQCRAEMISIIDVTCQAIKSANTTRVGLLATTATVKARIYQDNLIADNIECYTPDDADQQQVMESIYAYKSGDIASAYSILSPVKDRLLQAGVEKIILGCTELPLILEQEVKTSPQHYVDATEELIKKTVEWYFSHSPRNDIAA; from the coding sequence ATGAACAGTCTCGTGGGAATTCTTGGCGGTATGGGGCCGGGTGCCACCGTCGATGCGATGCAAAAATTGATTAAAAACACGCCAGCGTATCGGGATCAAGACCATATCCCCATGATTGCGGTGTCTATTCCCGATATCCCTGACAGAACAAAATGCATTCTTCAGCACAGTGCCTCACCGCTGGAAAAAATGCTGCAATATATGAAAATTCTCGAAAATGCAGGCGCTGAATGTATCATTATCCCGTGTAATACCGCGCACTATTGGTTTAATGAATTAAAACAGCAATGCCGAGCGGAGATGATCAGTATCATTGATGTGACCTGTCAGGCGATTAAGAGTGCCAACACCACGCGCGTCGGCCTGTTAGCAACGACAGCGACGGTCAAAGCGAGAATTTATCAGGACAACCTGATTGCCGATAATATTGAGTGCTACACGCCGGATGATGCAGACCAACAACAGGTAATGGAAAGCATTTACGCGTATAAATCCGGTGATATCGCCAGTGCCTATAGCATACTGTCGCCGGTAAAAGATCGCCTGTTGCAGGCTGGCGTCGAGAAAATTATTCTGGGCTGCACCGAGCTTCCTCTCATTCTGGAGCAGGAAGTCAAAACGTCACCCCAGCATTATGTCGATGCGACGGAAGAGCTAATAAAGAAAACGGTCGAGTGGTATTTTTCCCACAGCCCGAGAAATGATATTGCGGCTTAA
- the hypT gene encoding hypochlorite stress DNA-binding transcriptional regulator HypT produces MLNNIETKWLYDFIVLEEHRSFTLAAEKRNISQSSFSRRIQALEAAVGFDIFDRSALPLQLTEQGRVFHAYIRNTLDDLEYQLNKLHGGDNYKNKITIAAAHSLSVFIMPELLKDVPDPQEKIFYVESIDVDEAVLNLKEGRSDFIFSFYNEDLMGEPFMHEKILESRLYPVCACDSAGKPLFDVSASSVPLLNYTETSYMGRQVSRYLSSVDSDKFTVNFVSSMSDLLKRMTKKGYGIAWLPDYSIQEELKNKELTILSMENAVIRMGVYLYRLDARLNVASEKFWRYMKGLSSTSGL; encoded by the coding sequence ATGCTGAATAATATCGAAACCAAGTGGCTCTATGACTTTATCGTGCTGGAAGAGCACCGGAGTTTTACGCTGGCGGCCGAGAAGCGAAATATCTCTCAATCCTCATTTAGCCGGCGCATTCAGGCGTTGGAAGCGGCGGTTGGGTTTGACATTTTCGACCGTAGCGCGCTGCCGCTGCAACTCACCGAACAGGGCCGCGTGTTTCACGCCTATATCCGCAATACGCTGGATGATTTGGAGTATCAGCTCAATAAGCTGCACGGCGGGGATAATTACAAAAACAAGATCACCATTGCGGCGGCGCATTCGCTGTCGGTCTTCATCATGCCGGAGCTGTTAAAAGACGTGCCGGATCCGCAGGAAAAAATCTTCTATGTTGAATCGATCGATGTCGATGAAGCGGTACTGAATCTCAAAGAAGGGCGCAGCGACTTCATTTTCTCATTCTACAATGAGGATCTGATGGGGGAGCCCTTTATGCACGAGAAGATACTGGAATCCCGGCTTTATCCGGTCTGCGCGTGTGATAGCGCAGGGAAGCCACTGTTTGATGTCAGCGCCTCATCGGTGCCGTTACTCAACTATACCGAGACCAGCTATATGGGGCGTCAGGTCAGCCGTTACTTATCCAGCGTCGATAGCGATAAGTTTACGGTCAACTTCGTCTCTTCTATGAGCGACTTGCTCAAACGCATGACGAAAAAAGGTTATGGAATTGCCTGGCTACCGGACTATTCCATTCAGGAAGAGCTGAAAAACAAAGAGCTGACGATCCTGAGCATGGAAAATGCGGTGATCCGCATGGGGGTTTATCTGTATCGTCTTGATGCGCGGCTG